The DNA region TGTTTCGCCTGCCACGGCCCCGACGAACATGCGCGCGAGGCCGAGTTGCGGCTCGATCGCCGCGAGGGACTCTTCGGCCAGGACGGCACAGGCGCGGCGATCGTCGCGGCGGGCGACCCCGCGGCCAGCATCCTGTACCAACGCATCACCGCGACCGACGACGCCGAGCGGATGCCGCCGTCGGGCAAGCACCACCCCCTCGACGCCGATCAGATCGACCGCGTCCGGCGCTGGATCGAACAAGGCGCCGCGTGGCAATCGCACTGGTCGTTCGAGCCGCCGACGCGGCCGCAATTGCCCGAGGTGAGCGACGCCCCGTGGTGCCGCACGCCGATCGATCGCTTCGTCCTGGCGCGCTTGGAGCGCGAGTCGTTGCGACCCTCGCCGCCGACCGACCCGGTGACGCTGCTGCGGCGCTTGTCCTTCGATCTGACCGGGCTGCCCCCGACCCGTGCCGAGGTCGAACAGTTTGTCGCGGCCACGGCGACCGACGGCGAGGCCGCGTATCAAGCCGCCGTCGAGCGGTTGTTGGCCTCGCCGCATTACGGCGAACGCATGGCCGTCGCCTGGCTCGACCTGGTGCGCTATGCCGACTCGTGCGGCTACCACAGCGACGTGCCCGTGCCGATCTCGCCCTATCGCGATTATGTGATCGGTGCCTTCAATGACAATCTGCCCTTCGATCGCTTCACGCGCGAGCAACTGGCCGGCGACCTGGTGCCCGAGCCGACGCTCGCCACGCGCGTCGCGTCGGGCTACAACCGGCTGGCCAAGACGACCGAGGAAGGCGGCGCGCAGGCCGGCGAATACCTGGCCAAGGGCGTGGCCGATCGCGTGCGAACCACGGCCGGCGTGTGGCTCGGGCTGACGTTCGGCTGCGCCGAGTGTCACGACCACAAGTACGATCCCGTAACCACTCGCGACTTCTACAGCCTCGGCGCCTTCTTCGCCGACATCAAAGAGCAAGGCGTCTACAGCGCCGGCGGGCGCGATCCCGAGATGCCGGTGCCCACGCCCGAGCAGGCCGACCGGCTCGCGTCGATCGACGCGCAGCTCGGCGAGCTCGAACAGCAGCTTGCGGCCATTCCGTCCGACGACGACACGCGTCAGGCAGAGCGTAACGAGCTTCAGTCGAAAATCGAACAGACACAAAAAGACCGCAAGCAGCTCGACCGGCAGATCGAGCGCACGATGGTCACCGTCGCGCAGGTGCCGCGCGAGATGCGCATCTTGCCGCGCGGCAATTGGCTCGATTCGAGCGGTCCGGTCGTCGAACCTGCCTTGCCGGCGTTTCTGGCGTCGCAGGCGCACGAGTCGCGGCTGACGCGTCTCGACCTGGCCCAATGGCTCACCGGCTCCGAGAATCCGCTGACGGCCCGCGTGCACGTCAATCGCTTGTGGAAGATGTTCTTCGGCGCCGGCCTGGCGCGCACGCTCGACGACGTCGGCGCCCAGGGCGAAACGCCGTCCCATCCCGAGCTGCTCGATTGGCTGGCGATCGAGTTCCACGAGAGCGGCTGGGACACCAAGCGGCTGGTGCGGTTGCTGGTCACGTCGAGCGTCTATCGCCAGTCGTCGGCCGCTTCGGCCGAGCTGCTGGCGCGCGATCCGCAGAACCGCCTGTTGGCGCGGCAATCGAGCTGGCGGCTCGAGGCCGAGTTCGTGCGCGATCAGGCCCTGCAGACCAGCGGCCTGCTGGTCGATCGGATCGGCGGCCCCAGCGTCAAACCTTACCAGCCCCAGGGCTATTGGGACTTTCTCAACTTCCCGCCGCGCAAATGGCGCGCCGACGAAGGCGAGGGCCAATACCGCCGCGGCCTGTACACCCACTGGCAACGGACTTTCTTGCACCCCAGCCTGCTCGCGTTCGACGCGCCCAGCCGCGAAGAGTGCACCGCGCAGCGCGCCCCGTCGAACACGCCCAAAGCCGCGCTGGCTCTGTTGAACGATCCGACGTTCGTCGAATGCGCACGCGCGTTCGCCGCGCGGGCACTGCGCGAGACGCAGGCCGGCGACGGCGAGCGCATCGCCTGGGCCTGGCGCGAGGCGCTATCGCGCCCGCCGCTGGCCGAAGAAGCCGCCGTGCTCGGCGAGCTGCTCGCGGCCGAGCGCCTGCGTTACGCCGGCGACGAGACTGCCGCGCGTCAATTGCTGGCCGTGGGACAGGCGCCCTTGCCCGACGACCTGCCCCCGGTCGAGCTGGCCGCATGGACCGAAGTGGCCCGGGCCATCTTGAATCTGCACGAAAGCGTGTCGAGGAACTGACGATGGCGCAGCACAAACTTGCTCCGTTCACCGCACTGCAGCGCCGCGCGTTTCTGGGCCG from Pirellulales bacterium includes:
- a CDS encoding DUF1553 domain-containing protein, which translates into the protein MTLRCCWMLLVLLLARQAPAAAPDEVQFNRDIRPLLSKNCFACHGPDEHAREAELRLDRREGLFGQDGTGAAIVAAGDPAASILYQRITATDDAERMPPSGKHHPLDADQIDRVRRWIEQGAAWQSHWSFEPPTRPQLPEVSDAPWCRTPIDRFVLARLERESLRPSPPTDPVTLLRRLSFDLTGLPPTRAEVEQFVAATATDGEAAYQAAVERLLASPHYGERMAVAWLDLVRYADSCGYHSDVPVPISPYRDYVIGAFNDNLPFDRFTREQLAGDLVPEPTLATRVASGYNRLAKTTEEGGAQAGEYLAKGVADRVRTTAGVWLGLTFGCAECHDHKYDPVTTRDFYSLGAFFADIKEQGVYSAGGRDPEMPVPTPEQADRLASIDAQLGELEQQLAAIPSDDDTRQAERNELQSKIEQTQKDRKQLDRQIERTMVTVAQVPREMRILPRGNWLDSSGPVVEPALPAFLASQAHESRLTRLDLAQWLTGSENPLTARVHVNRLWKMFFGAGLARTLDDVGAQGETPSHPELLDWLAIEFHESGWDTKRLVRLLVTSSVYRQSSAASAELLARDPQNRLLARQSSWRLEAEFVRDQALQTSGLLVDRIGGPSVKPYQPQGYWDFLNFPPRKWRADEGEGQYRRGLYTHWQRTFLHPSLLAFDAPSREECTAQRAPSNTPKAALALLNDPTFVECARAFAARALRETQAGDGERIAWAWREALSRPPLAEEAAVLGELLAAERLRYAGDETAARQLLAVGQAPLPDDLPPVELAAWTEVARAILNLHESVSRN